The following proteins are encoded in a genomic region of Archangium lipolyticum:
- a CDS encoding ankyrin repeat domain-containing protein translates to MHFLHVRRLLLVLAIAGASIAVAQPSTEGNVLRVALSGEYMPLHGFKDGVATGFEAELAQRLAQRLGATAVFVDTRREFGKGSVEAVASGEVDIALNSITPTPEREKLVAFTSPYLLMRYRLAARSETVVGSLGQVRGRVAGTALALRAVETALPSARRLPAPSTAAALKMLLAGKADFVADEEVGLAIAIQQTPLKLVGAPFGESPLAIAVPKGEARRYERALEPLWPELERLKKESGLSSTYELSVFVKQDKHARVEALLSAGVDPNTPDEDGRSLLRGVLGANRIAMALLLMKGGASPPSPGEVNEGERKGLYTLFVAAAGEGNLPAVRQLLAAGVKANVKADTGSNHTALMLASAHDHREMVQLLLGNGPGIEIRDFEGKTALAHAVRGGRAAIVDALLKAGANARTLDTAGRSPLHGAVEPDSVELLLSAGAELDARDKSSSTPLLSALQRKKPEVAKVLLRHKADVRTASSDGTTALHAAARFSTELSSLLLEAGAPLDASDSWGKTPLTEALEAGNLEVVELLLARGSQPNIQTLWQAVNCQHEKCKPLPALFVKSGVDINAVLEVSRGNTALHLASGRMPPAVTETLLALGADPNRKNTAGIMPLQIAVKENPRAAWLLVDRGAQLDVLDTYGWTPLMVALWAEEFGLARRMVEAGADLSLRYPSNGENHPLPFVTLLARRFPQPGALGDLSSLLCTWTNRTQGVPLLEEPSADARVVATLPFMTELTPQRKRGAPVEVEGARGRWTQVTWEGKTGWILDAFLSARKDLPTRGLEYLAGFPTTWNLLRKSGRSYTYLHGCTGEAFFGIELSLASDESRGVRPQLIIFGGPDSSFYRITDVRRPSKNTLELTLSMGSDVFTIDYQRINDAVGFWSGRIFEGPWVQEGGMYLADHARLSRFDEVCEQVED, encoded by the coding sequence ATGCACTTCCTCCATGTCCGCCGTCTTCTCCTCGTGCTCGCCATCGCGGGAGCCAGCATCGCGGTCGCCCAGCCGAGCACGGAGGGCAACGTGCTCAGGGTCGCGCTCTCGGGCGAGTACATGCCGTTGCACGGCTTCAAGGACGGGGTCGCCACCGGCTTCGAGGCGGAGCTGGCCCAGCGGTTGGCCCAACGCCTCGGTGCCACCGCCGTGTTCGTGGATACCCGGCGCGAGTTCGGCAAGGGCTCCGTCGAGGCGGTGGCGAGCGGCGAGGTGGACATCGCCCTCAACTCCATCACCCCGACTCCGGAGCGTGAGAAGCTCGTGGCCTTCACGTCTCCGTACCTGCTCATGCGCTACCGGCTCGCGGCCAGGTCCGAGACGGTCGTGGGGAGCCTGGGCCAGGTTCGCGGCCGTGTCGCTGGCACGGCCCTCGCGCTTCGAGCCGTGGAGACGGCCCTCCCCTCGGCCCGGCGCCTTCCGGCCCCGAGCACCGCCGCCGCGCTCAAGATGCTCCTGGCGGGCAAGGCGGACTTCGTCGCCGATGAAGAGGTCGGGCTGGCCATCGCCATCCAGCAGACACCATTGAAGCTCGTGGGCGCGCCCTTTGGCGAGTCTCCCCTGGCCATCGCGGTCCCCAAAGGGGAGGCACGGAGATACGAGAGGGCGCTCGAGCCGCTCTGGCCGGAGCTCGAGCGGCTCAAGAAGGAGTCGGGCCTCTCCTCCACGTATGAGCTGTCCGTCTTCGTCAAGCAGGACAAGCACGCACGGGTCGAGGCGCTGCTCTCCGCGGGGGTCGACCCGAACACCCCGGATGAGGACGGCAGGTCACTGCTGCGGGGGGTGTTGGGCGCGAACAGAATCGCCATGGCCCTGCTGCTCATGAAGGGGGGCGCCTCGCCGCCATCACCCGGCGAGGTGAATGAAGGCGAGCGGAAGGGGCTCTACACGCTGTTCGTCGCCGCGGCTGGCGAAGGCAATCTTCCCGCCGTGCGTCAGCTGCTCGCCGCGGGCGTCAAGGCCAACGTCAAGGCCGATACGGGGTCGAACCACACCGCGCTCATGCTGGCGAGCGCCCATGACCATCGGGAGATGGTCCAGCTGCTCCTCGGCAACGGACCCGGTATCGAGATCCGTGATTTCGAGGGCAAGACGGCCCTGGCGCACGCCGTCCGAGGCGGACGAGCAGCCATCGTCGACGCACTGCTGAAGGCCGGTGCCAATGCGCGGACCCTGGACACGGCGGGGCGCTCGCCCCTGCATGGTGCCGTCGAACCGGACAGCGTGGAGCTGCTCCTCTCCGCGGGGGCGGAGCTGGACGCTCGGGACAAATCCTCTTCGACACCGCTCCTCTCCGCGCTCCAACGAAAGAAGCCCGAGGTCGCGAAGGTCCTCCTGAGGCACAAGGCGGACGTGCGGACCGCCAGCAGCGACGGCACCACGGCACTGCATGCGGCCGCCCGGTTCAGTACCGAGCTCTCCTCCCTGCTCCTCGAGGCGGGCGCTCCGCTCGACGCGAGCGACTCCTGGGGCAAGACTCCTCTGACCGAGGCCCTGGAGGCCGGGAACCTGGAGGTGGTCGAGCTCCTGCTCGCCAGGGGCTCCCAACCCAACATCCAGACCCTGTGGCAGGCGGTCAACTGCCAGCACGAGAAGTGCAAACCGCTTCCAGCGCTCTTCGTGAAGTCCGGCGTCGACATCAACGCGGTGCTGGAGGTGTCGAGGGGCAACACCGCGCTCCACCTCGCGAGCGGGCGCATGCCCCCGGCGGTGACGGAGACCCTGCTCGCGCTGGGAGCGGACCCCAACCGGAAGAACACCGCCGGAATCATGCCGCTGCAGATCGCGGTGAAGGAGAATCCGCGGGCCGCGTGGCTCCTCGTCGACCGCGGTGCCCAGCTCGACGTCCTGGACACGTACGGGTGGACGCCCCTGATGGTGGCCTTGTGGGCCGAGGAATTCGGACTGGCCCGGCGGATGGTCGAAGCCGGTGCGGATCTCTCGCTCCGCTATCCGAGCAACGGGGAGAACCATCCCCTGCCGTTCGTGACGCTGCTCGCCCGGCGGTTCCCCCAGCCTGGAGCCCTCGGGGACCTGAGCTCCCTCCTGTGTACCTGGACCAATCGGACGCAGGGCGTGCCCCTGCTGGAGGAGCCCTCGGCGGACGCCCGGGTGGTCGCGACCCTTCCCTTCATGACCGAGCTCACACCCCAGCGGAAGCGAGGCGCGCCCGTCGAGGTGGAGGGCGCCCGGGGACGCTGGACGCAGGTGACCTGGGAGGGGAAGACGGGCTGGATCCTCGATGCCTTCCTCTCCGCGCGCAAGGACCTGCCCACGAGAGGGCTCGAGTACCTGGCGGGCTTCCCGACCACGTGGAACCTGCTCCGCAAGAGCGGACGGAGCTACACCTATCTGCATGGGTGCACGGGCGAGGCGTTCTTCGGTATCGAGCTCTCGCTCGCCAGCGATGAGAGCCGTGGCGTGAGGCCCCAGCTGATCATCTTCGGTGGACCGGACAGCAGCTTCTACCGCATCACCGATGTTCGGAGACCCTCGAAGAACACCCTGGAGCTCACCCTCTCCATGGGCTCGGATGTCTTCACCATCGACTACCAGCGCATCAACGATGCGGTGGGCTTCTGGAGTGGGCGGATCTTCGAAGGACCCTGGGTGCAGGAGGGTGGCATGTACCTCGCGGACCACGCACGCCTGTCTCGATTCGATGAAGTCTGTGAACAGGTGGAGGACTGA
- a CDS encoding HesA/MoeB/ThiF family protein — protein sequence MDGGDAVSRYARQTAVLGEGAQERLRAARLLVVGAGGLGAPVLQYLVGAGVGHIRLVEHDRVEESNLHRQTLFRMGDLGQPKAEACARHLAGLNPESVVEPVVAALEPANAPKLIEGCELILDCADSFAVSYILSDLCLARGLPFLSASVTGREGYAGGFCGGAPSLRAVFPDLPQRMGSCAETGVLGPVVGVIGALQAQMALALLSGEAGVLGRLVTFDGATFRAGGFRFDGAEEPARAPRFVSPSEITRGDLTIDLRGVDEAPLIHPGARRMSVAEVGPGMDLPEPGQRAVLVCRSGLRAWRAAERLAAIWPGDIALVAAGNPVGASS from the coding sequence ATGGATGGAGGTGACGCGGTGAGCCGCTATGCCCGTCAGACCGCCGTGCTGGGGGAGGGCGCTCAGGAGCGGCTCCGGGCGGCGCGGCTCCTCGTCGTGGGGGCGGGGGGCCTCGGCGCGCCGGTGCTGCAATATCTCGTCGGGGCTGGGGTAGGGCACATCCGCCTCGTCGAGCACGACCGGGTGGAGGAGAGCAACCTGCACCGCCAGACGCTCTTCCGCATGGGCGACCTCGGCCAGCCCAAGGCCGAAGCCTGCGCCCGCCACCTCGCCGGGCTCAATCCGGAGAGCGTGGTGGAGCCCGTGGTGGCCGCGCTGGAGCCCGCCAACGCCCCGAAGCTCATCGAGGGCTGCGAGCTGATCCTCGACTGCGCCGACAGTTTCGCGGTCAGCTACATCCTCTCGGACCTGTGCCTGGCGCGGGGCCTCCCGTTCCTCTCCGCCTCCGTCACGGGGCGCGAGGGCTACGCGGGCGGTTTCTGCGGCGGCGCACCGAGCCTGCGTGCGGTCTTCCCCGACCTGCCGCAGCGGATGGGCAGCTGTGCCGAAACTGGCGTGCTCGGCCCTGTCGTGGGCGTGATCGGTGCGCTGCAGGCGCAGATGGCGCTGGCGCTGCTCTCGGGGGAGGCAGGTGTACTCGGGCGCCTCGTCACCTTCGACGGCGCGACCTTCCGCGCTGGCGGCTTCCGCTTCGATGGGGCAGAGGAGCCCGCGCGTGCGCCGCGCTTCGTCTCCCCTTCCGAGATTACGCGAGGAGACCTGACCATCGATCTGCGCGGGGTAGATGAGGCCCCGCTGATCCACCCCGGAGCGCGGCGCATGAGCGTGGCCGAGGTCGGCCCCGGCATGGACCTGCCCGAACCCGGCCAGCGCGCGGTGCTCGTCTGCCGCTCCGGCCTCCGCGCCTGGAGGGCGGCGGAACGCCTCGCCGCGATCTGGCCCGGAGACATCGCCCTCGTCGCGGCGGGCAACCCCGTTGGAGCTTCATCATGA
- a CDS encoding thiamine phosphate synthase, which yields MTLDRFYPIFDDVAWLPRALPLGVKLVQLRLKDRAPDDLRRQIASARDLCREAGAVLVVNDHWRIAIEEGCDWVHLGQEDLDGADLPAIRRAGLRLGISTHDPAELDRALSLKPDYVALGPVYPTRLKQMRWHQQGLERVTEWKRLIGDLPLVAIGGMSTARAPGVFAAGADIVSVVTDITLNPNPEARIAEWMEVTR from the coding sequence GTGACGCTCGACCGTTTCTACCCGATCTTCGACGACGTGGCCTGGCTGCCCCGGGCGCTCCCCCTGGGCGTGAAGCTCGTCCAGCTCCGTCTCAAGGACCGCGCACCGGACGACCTGCGCCGACAGATCGCCTCCGCCCGAGACCTCTGCCGCGAGGCCGGCGCCGTGCTGGTGGTCAACGATCACTGGCGGATCGCCATCGAGGAGGGCTGCGACTGGGTGCATCTGGGGCAGGAGGATCTGGACGGTGCCGACCTCCCCGCCATCCGCCGCGCGGGGCTGCGCCTCGGCATCAGCACCCATGACCCTGCCGAGCTCGACCGCGCCCTCTCGCTGAAGCCCGACTACGTCGCGCTGGGGCCGGTCTATCCCACCCGCCTCAAGCAGATGAGATGGCACCAGCAGGGACTGGAGCGGGTGACGGAATGGAAACGTCTGATTGGCGACCTCCCCCTCGTCGCCATCGGCGGCATGAGCACCGCCCGTGCCCCGGGCGTCTTCGCGGCGGGGGCCGACATCGTCTCGGTCGTGACCGACATCACGCTCAACCCGAACCCGGAGGCGCGGATCGCCGAATGGATGGAGGTGACGCGGTGA
- a CDS encoding thiazole synthase, which translates to MPVFYGTEVASPLMLGTAQYPSPAVLAEAFRRSGAGVATVSVRREAGGERAGQDFWRLISGLGVRVLPNTAGCHSAREAVTTARMARELFETDWIKLEVIGNADTLQPDPFGLVEAARILVAEGFKVFPYMTEDLVLADRLLQAGCEVLMPWGAPIGTGLGLLNPYALRSLRAHFPDVPMVIDAGLGLPSQAAAAMEMGFDAVLLNTAVAKAGDPVAMAEGFSKALEAGRLAHGAGPMPPRDMAAPSTPVLGKAFL; encoded by the coding sequence ATGCCGGTCTTCTACGGAACCGAAGTCGCCTCGCCCCTGATGCTGGGCACCGCGCAATATCCCTCGCCCGCTGTGCTGGCCGAGGCCTTCCGCCGCTCGGGCGCGGGCGTCGCCACCGTCTCGGTCCGCCGCGAGGCGGGGGGCGAGCGGGCGGGGCAGGATTTCTGGCGCCTGATCTCGGGGCTCGGCGTGCGGGTGCTCCCCAACACCGCCGGCTGCCACAGCGCCCGCGAGGCGGTCACCACCGCCCGGATGGCGCGCGAGCTCTTCGAGACCGATTGGATCAAGCTCGAGGTGATAGGCAATGCCGACACGCTCCAGCCCGATCCCTTCGGCCTGGTCGAGGCCGCGCGGATCCTCGTGGCCGAGGGCTTCAAGGTCTTCCCCTACATGACCGAGGATCTGGTGCTCGCCGACCGCCTCTTGCAGGCGGGCTGCGAGGTGCTGATGCCGTGGGGCGCGCCGATCGGGACGGGGCTGGGACTTCTCAATCCCTATGCCCTGCGCAGCCTGCGCGCGCACTTCCCCGACGTGCCGATGGTGATCGACGCGGGGCTGGGCCTGCCGAGCCAGGCGGCCGCGGCGATGGAGATGGGCTTCGACGCGGTGCTCCTGAACACCGCCGTCGCCAAGGCGGGCGATCCCGTGGCGATGGCCGAGGGCTTCTCGAAGGCGCTGGAGGCCGGGCGCCTCGCGCACGGCGCCGGCCCGATGCCGCCGCGCGACATGGCCGCGCCCTCCACTCCGGTGCTCGGAAAGGCCTTCCTGTGA
- the thiS gene encoding sulfur carrier protein ThiS, with the protein MKITVNGETRETVSETLGALLLELGHGEARVATAVNEAFVPAAARDGLRLAAGDRVEIVTPRQGG; encoded by the coding sequence ATGAAGATCACCGTGAATGGCGAAACACGCGAGACGGTGAGCGAGACGCTCGGCGCGCTCCTCCTCGAACTGGGCCATGGCGAGGCCAGGGTCGCGACGGCTGTGAACGAGGCCTTCGTGCCCGCCGCCGCGCGCGACGGGCTGCGTCTCGCCGCAGGCGACCGGGTGGAGATCGTCACTCCCCGGCAGGGGGGCTGA
- a CDS encoding FAD-dependent oxidoreductase has protein sequence MRTSTTFSVLGAGVMGLCTAVELASRGGRVTLVDLQPEPGPQACSWWAGGMLAPFCEGETAEEPVIRLGQSAADWWAAQGVEVIRRGTLVLALGRDRAELDRFAARTREHQWMGGEEISALEPELDGRFHRGLFFPTEAHLTPRVALSTLRARAAALGVAFARTAPEGQRIDCRGLAARDALPELRGVKGEMLVLRLPDLALSRPIRLLHPRIPIYLVPRGDGIYMLGATMIESAERGRASVRSVLELLSAAYALHPAFGEAEILEIGADARPAFPDNVPRLIRRDGTLFLNGLYRHGYLMAPVLARMAADHLLSGEHVELLQ, from the coding sequence ATGCGGACGTCCACAACCTTCTCCGTTCTCGGCGCCGGGGTCATGGGCCTCTGCACCGCCGTCGAGCTCGCGAGCCGCGGCGGGCGGGTGACGCTGGTCGATCTCCAGCCCGAACCGGGTCCCCAGGCCTGTTCCTGGTGGGCGGGCGGGATGCTCGCTCCCTTTTGCGAGGGAGAGACGGCCGAGGAGCCGGTGATCCGGCTCGGCCAGAGCGCCGCCGACTGGTGGGCGGCGCAGGGGGTGGAGGTCATCCGCCGCGGCACGCTGGTCCTCGCCCTGGGCCGTGACCGGGCCGAGCTCGACCGCTTCGCCGCCCGGACGCGGGAGCACCAGTGGATGGGCGGCGAGGAGATCTCCGCGCTCGAACCCGAGCTCGACGGCCGCTTCCACCGCGGGCTCTTCTTCCCGACCGAGGCGCATCTGACGCCGCGCGTGGCCCTCTCCACCCTGCGCGCCCGAGCCGCGGCGCTCGGCGTCGCCTTCGCGCGGACCGCGCCCGAGGGCCAGCGCATCGACTGCCGGGGCCTTGCCGCTCGCGACGCGCTCCCCGAGCTCCGCGGCGTGAAGGGCGAGATGCTGGTGCTGCGCCTCCCCGACCTCGCCCTCTCGCGCCCGATCCGGCTCCTCCACCCGCGGATCCCCATCTATCTCGTCCCCAGAGGCGACGGCATCTACATGCTCGGCGCCACGATGATCGAAAGCGCCGAGCGCGGGCGCGCGAGCGTCCGCTCGGTCCTGGAGCTGCTCAGCGCCGCCTATGCGCTGCATCCGGCCTTCGGCGAGGCGGAGATCCTCGAGATTGGTGCCGATGCGCGGCCCGCCTTCCCCGACAACGTCCCGCGCCTCATCCGGCGTGACGGCACGCTCTTCCTCAACGGCCTCTACCGCCACGGCTACCTGATGGCGCCGGTTCTGGCGCGGATGGCGGCTGACCACCTTCTGTCCGGCGAACACGTGGAGCTCCTGCAATGA
- a CDS encoding TetR/AcrR family transcriptional regulator C-terminal domain-containing protein, whose protein sequence is MASKRSGARGKQSERINVSPQPAQEPRSEPPLSLERIVATAVELLDAQGVDGLTMRRLAERLGSSAMSLYWHVDNKEEVFDLALDSVLEYPGPPQMAESRDWRGDVVHMLEDWRASMLRHPWSASLLPRRALGPNILSRLELLSKTLSRAGVADADLNVAIWSLWNYVMGATITRGSVDLSDDDRVAAQQRLTRLSERYPTIERSRLLLDDDWDGTFRKGLDFLLDGLARDNEHSGRRAQKHRADGRPAGGG, encoded by the coding sequence ATGGCATCCAAACGGAGCGGCGCCCGGGGCAAACAGTCTGAACGGATAAATGTGTCACCCCAGCCCGCGCAGGAACCGCGCAGTGAACCGCCTCTCTCTCTGGAACGTATCGTGGCGACTGCGGTAGAGCTGCTGGACGCCCAAGGAGTCGACGGATTGACGATGCGTCGGCTGGCCGAACGCCTCGGCTCGAGCGCGATGAGCCTATATTGGCACGTCGACAACAAAGAGGAGGTCTTTGATTTGGCGCTCGACTCGGTGCTCGAATATCCCGGACCGCCGCAAATGGCTGAGTCTCGAGACTGGCGTGGGGATGTCGTTCATATGCTCGAAGACTGGCGCGCCAGCATGCTGCGCCATCCATGGTCGGCATCGCTGTTGCCGCGCCGGGCGCTCGGCCCGAACATCCTCAGTCGCCTGGAGCTGCTGAGCAAGACTTTGTCCAGAGCCGGTGTGGCGGACGCGGATCTGAACGTCGCGATATGGTCGCTCTGGAACTATGTGATGGGCGCCACCATCACCCGGGGGAGCGTCGACCTTTCTGACGACGACAGGGTCGCCGCGCAGCAGCGCCTTACACGTCTCAGCGAACGCTATCCGACAATCGAACGCTCTCGTCTGCTGTTGGATGACGACTGGGACGGCACTTTCAGGAAAGGCCTTGACTTCCTGCTCGATGGTCTCGCTCGAGACAATGAACATTCTGGACGGAGAGCGCAAAAGCATCGAGCCGATGGCCGCCCGGCTGGTGGAGGATGA
- a CDS encoding RidA family protein encodes MSRAIKHVFIGGLIIMTMGVPTATTANENELKLTIVNPQNLYDPTPNGYSTAVIMPRDARVAYISGQGGQDSTGALSADFAVQVEQAYANLRTALDALGARPDQVAKLTVFVVDHDMSKLEVLTKNVKKMFGKALPAQTLIPVPKLAIDPMLFEVEAVVILK; translated from the coding sequence ATGTCACGTGCAATCAAGCACGTGTTTATCGGAGGGCTAATCATCATGACCATGGGCGTTCCCACTGCGACGACAGCTAACGAGAACGAGCTCAAGCTGACCATCGTCAATCCCCAAAACCTCTACGACCCGACGCCGAATGGTTACAGCACAGCGGTGATCATGCCCCGCGACGCCCGGGTAGCCTACATCTCCGGACAGGGCGGCCAAGACAGCACGGGAGCCCTGTCGGCTGACTTCGCCGTCCAGGTTGAGCAGGCCTACGCAAATTTGCGCACCGCCCTCGATGCTCTCGGTGCCAGGCCGGATCAGGTCGCCAAGCTCACGGTCTTCGTGGTCGATCACGACATGTCCAAGCTCGAGGTGTTGACCAAGAACGTCAAGAAAATGTTCGGCAAGGCACTGCCGGCGCAGACGCTGATTCCCGTCCCCAAGCTTGCAATTGACCCCATGCTGTTCGAGGTCGAAGCGGTCGTCATTCTAAAATAG
- a CDS encoding LysR family transcriptional regulator, with the protein MNVSAFDLNHARALHFLLEEAHVARAARRLGITPAAASNALRRLRSDFDDPLLVRAGRTLVRTPLGEQLRAPAREVLAAAERLFEVSAPFEPDSYDGELVLTTSDRVAEALLPTLDDLLTARAPRASLAVRTVLVDLASILRDRGGLAVTPATARERGLSTEKLFLEDFVCVLREGHPLLKGPWTVRRFAAAEHILVAPQAQSRRGAVDDVLEAQGLTRRITRVVTSFALAAPLLVSSDRITVLPRSFALARTRELGVVMRAPPFELPSIEMEMVWHPGHERDPKHLWFRQLLRDAVRVAGLQPPQGS; encoded by the coding sequence ATGAATGTCTCCGCGTTCGACCTGAACCACGCCCGCGCGCTCCACTTCCTGCTCGAGGAGGCCCATGTCGCTCGTGCCGCGCGGAGACTCGGAATCACGCCCGCGGCGGCGAGCAATGCATTGCGACGGCTGCGGAGCGACTTCGATGACCCGCTCCTGGTCCGGGCGGGGCGAACACTGGTGAGGACCCCGCTCGGGGAGCAACTGAGGGCCCCCGCGAGAGAGGTCCTGGCCGCGGCGGAGCGCCTCTTCGAGGTGAGCGCTCCGTTCGAGCCCGACAGCTACGACGGCGAGCTCGTCCTCACCACGTCAGACCGGGTGGCTGAAGCCCTCCTGCCGACGCTCGATGACTTGCTGACCGCGCGGGCCCCGCGCGCGAGCCTGGCGGTACGAACGGTGCTGGTCGACCTCGCGAGCATCCTGAGAGACCGGGGTGGCCTTGCCGTCACACCCGCCACCGCTCGAGAGCGAGGCCTTTCGACAGAGAAGCTGTTCCTGGAGGATTTCGTCTGCGTGCTCCGCGAGGGTCATCCCCTGCTGAAGGGCCCATGGACGGTCCGGCGCTTCGCCGCCGCTGAGCACATCCTCGTCGCGCCCCAGGCCCAGTCGCGCCGGGGTGCCGTGGACGACGTGCTCGAAGCGCAGGGGCTGACCCGGCGGATAACGCGGGTCGTGACCTCGTTCGCGTTGGCGGCGCCCCTGCTCGTCTCCTCGGACCGCATCACGGTGCTTCCGCGCAGCTTCGCTCTGGCTCGAACCCGGGAACTGGGGGTCGTCATGCGAGCGCCCCCCTTCGAGCTGCCCTCCATCGAGATGGAGATGGTGTGGCACCCCGGGCACGAGCGAGACCCGAAGCACCTCTGGTTTCGACAACTCCTGCGGGATGCCGTGCGCGTCGCGGGGCTCCAGCCCCCACAGGGGTCGTGA
- a CDS encoding SRPBCC family protein gives MIYSTATVPVNPEGELPLTRDQLWRGLVLKARDARLFLPPGACTKCDVVVDGEEYIIREATIMGDDVSEIITFEPRTKVSFHQNKGPREGVIVNEVLEGDDGSLHLRFYCLLGLRNAEPGGEQERKEQATMDSEERGYKRALLSTLARTRLLAQEGRL, from the coding sequence ATGATCTATTCAACCGCGACCGTACCCGTGAACCCCGAGGGCGAGCTTCCGCTGACACGCGACCAGCTCTGGCGGGGCCTCGTCCTCAAGGCGCGTGATGCGAGGCTGTTCCTGCCGCCCGGCGCTTGCACGAAGTGCGACGTGGTCGTCGACGGCGAGGAATACATCATCCGCGAGGCCACCATCATGGGCGACGACGTGTCGGAGATCATCACCTTCGAGCCCAGGACGAAGGTGTCCTTCCACCAGAACAAGGGGCCGCGCGAAGGCGTCATCGTCAACGAGGTACTCGAGGGCGATGATGGTTCGCTGCACCTGAGGTTCTACTGCCTGCTGGGCTTGCGGAACGCGGAACCGGGAGGCGAGCAGGAGCGGAAGGAGCAGGCCACGATGGACAGCGAGGAGCGCGGCTACAAGCGGGCCCTGCTCTCGACCCTGGCGCGAACCCGGTTGCTCGCCCAGGAAGGCCGGCTCTGA
- a CDS encoding alpha/beta fold hydrolase: MSTFTTADGCELDYHIAGSSSSERTLVLLHGWSQSRAMFDRVIPMLARQYRVVSYDQRGHGESGHPPHGARIARLARDLDELLTHLHIEQADLAGHSMGASVLWSYLDLFGSAKVSSLIIIDQPSACTILPWLEQADAVRVGAIMDFPGAEAFCKGFNGPDAASVRRKFLVSMLTRQIPGEDLEWLYQENLKLDGGFGARLLLDHIMQDWRDVLPRIDVPTLVLAGEVSHVNPASQKWSAEQIPGAQLRTFTAEEGGAHFPFFERPEPFAVALRSFLDAQPAPRARAGRETFTA; encoded by the coding sequence ATGAGCACCTTCACCACCGCCGACGGATGCGAACTGGACTACCACATCGCGGGCTCGAGCTCGAGCGAGCGTACCCTGGTACTGCTGCACGGCTGGTCGCAGTCGCGCGCGATGTTCGATCGGGTGATTCCCATGCTCGCCAGGCAATACCGTGTCGTCAGCTACGACCAGCGTGGCCACGGGGAATCCGGCCACCCCCCGCACGGCGCTCGCATCGCCCGGCTCGCGCGCGACCTCGACGAACTCCTGACGCACCTCCACATCGAGCAGGCGGACCTCGCGGGCCACTCCATGGGGGCGTCGGTGCTGTGGAGCTACCTCGACCTGTTCGGCTCCGCGAAGGTGAGCTCGCTCATCATCATCGACCAGCCCAGCGCCTGTACGATCCTGCCCTGGCTCGAGCAGGCCGATGCGGTCAGGGTGGGTGCCATCATGGACTTTCCCGGCGCCGAGGCCTTCTGCAAGGGCTTCAACGGTCCCGACGCGGCGAGCGTGCGGCGCAAGTTCCTCGTCTCCATGCTCACCAGGCAGATCCCCGGCGAGGACCTGGAGTGGCTCTACCAGGAGAACCTCAAGCTCGACGGCGGCTTCGGCGCACGGCTGTTGCTGGACCACATCATGCAGGACTGGCGCGACGTGTTGCCACGCATTGACGTGCCGACGCTGGTGCTCGCTGGCGAGGTCAGCCACGTCAACCCGGCATCGCAGAAGTGGAGCGCCGAGCAAATCCCCGGAGCCCAGCTGCGCACCTTCACCGCCGAGGAGGGGGGCGCACACTTCCCGTTCTTCGAGCGGCCGGAGCCTTTCGCGGTCGCCTTGCGCTCCTTCCTCGACGCCCAGCCGGCGCCGCGTGCCCGGGCAGGTCGCGAGACCTTCACGGCGTGA